A genomic region of Zea mays cultivar B73 chromosome 6, Zm-B73-REFERENCE-NAM-5.0, whole genome shotgun sequence contains the following coding sequences:
- the LOC100273641 gene encoding translocon-associated protein alpha subunit precursor yields MATRVWLTALLLGFLVAASPFTGRVARAESEEDAAAAEVVEGADLGIVGDDTQVSSDGPLSPAPGVETVVVFPKNAGKIVLAGEETELLVGLQNDGESILNVVAVHSTLHLPFDHNMYGQNLTVQNFFNSSVPVSVQATFPYKFVVSKFLQPGAYDLVGYIVYEIDQHPYQNVFYNGTIEVVEAGGLLSVESVFLITLGFALLGLFGLWAYGQVQQLSKKTKKAPKVELGTGTTDANIDEWLEGTSFVQRSKSKKKQT; encoded by the exons ATGGCGACTAGGGTTTGGCTCACCGCCCTCCTGCTTGGTTTCCTCGTCGCCGCCTCCCCCTTCACCGGCCGAG TTGCTAGAGCTGAATCCGAGGAAGATGCTGCTGCAGCTGAGGTTGTTGAAGGGGCTGATCTAGGTATTGTGGGTGATGATACACAGGTTTCCAGTGATGGACCTTTAAGTCCTGCTCCTGGTGTAGAGACAGTAGTTGTCTTCCCAAAAAATGCTGGCAAAA TTGTACTAGCAGGTGAAGAAACTGAATTACTAGTTGGTCTGCAAAATGACG GTGAATCAATTTTGAATGTTGTTGCTGTTCATTCAACTCTCCATCTTCCTTTTGACCACAATATGTATGGCCAGAACCTTACTGTTCAG AATTTCTTCAATTCATCAGTTCCTGTTTCTGTGCAAGCAACCTTCCCCTACAAGTTCGTTGTGAGCAAGTTCTTGCAG CCTGGAGCATATGATCTGGTTGGTTACATAGTGTATGAGATCGACCAGCACCCTTACCAGAATGTATTCTACAATGGCACTATCGAGGTTGTTGAGGCTGGAGGCTTACTCAGTGTTGAGTCTGTGTTCCTCATCACCCTTGGATTTGCACTTCTTGGTCTGTTTGGATTGTGGGCATATGGCCAGGTTCAGCAGCTCTCGAAG AAAACAAAGAAGGCACCCAAGGTGGAGCTCGGAACTGGAACAACTGATGCCAACATCGATGAGTGGCTGGAG GGCACTTCGTTTGTGCAGAGAAGCAAATCCAAGAAGAAGCAGACCTGA
- the LOC100273641 gene encoding translocon-associated protein alpha subunit isoform X1, with amino-acid sequence MLYHVAQPNIVARAESEEDAAAAEVVEGADLGIVGDDTQVSSDGPLSPAPGVETVVVFPKNAGKIVLAGEETELLVGLQNDGESILNVVAVHSTLHLPFDHNMYGQNLTVQNFFNSSVPVSVQATFPYKFVVSKFLQPGAYDLVGYIVYEIDQHPYQNVFYNGTIEVVEAGGLLSVESVFLITLGFALLGLFGLWAYGQVQQLSKKTKKAPKVELGTGTTDANIDEWLEGTSFVQRSKSKKKQT; translated from the exons ATGCTTTATCATGTTGCTCAACCTAACATTG TTGCTAGAGCTGAATCCGAGGAAGATGCTGCTGCAGCTGAGGTTGTTGAAGGGGCTGATCTAGGTATTGTGGGTGATGATACACAGGTTTCCAGTGATGGACCTTTAAGTCCTGCTCCTGGTGTAGAGACAGTAGTTGTCTTCCCAAAAAATGCTGGCAAAA TTGTACTAGCAGGTGAAGAAACTGAATTACTAGTTGGTCTGCAAAATGACG GTGAATCAATTTTGAATGTTGTTGCTGTTCATTCAACTCTCCATCTTCCTTTTGACCACAATATGTATGGCCAGAACCTTACTGTTCAG AATTTCTTCAATTCATCAGTTCCTGTTTCTGTGCAAGCAACCTTCCCCTACAAGTTCGTTGTGAGCAAGTTCTTGCAG CCTGGAGCATATGATCTGGTTGGTTACATAGTGTATGAGATCGACCAGCACCCTTACCAGAATGTATTCTACAATGGCACTATCGAGGTTGTTGAGGCTGGAGGCTTACTCAGTGTTGAGTCTGTGTTCCTCATCACCCTTGGATTTGCACTTCTTGGTCTGTTTGGATTGTGGGCATATGGCCAGGTTCAGCAGCTCTCGAAG AAAACAAAGAAGGCACCCAAGGTGGAGCTCGGAACTGGAACAACTGATGCCAACATCGATGAGTGGCTGGAG GGCACTTCGTTTGTGCAGAGAAGCAAATCCAAGAAGAAGCAGACCTGA